One genomic region from Muriicola soli encodes:
- a CDS encoding PD40 domain-containing protein — protein sequence MYAISYPDLPKNKSSQHLLLSFFIFCLATTSVLAQANSEVFLLTLEKIGDKIQLGPPKNISNNSGYDNQPSFYNDNLVLFSSTRNGQTDIAAYAANKDSVFWKTNTSGGSEYSPLKIPGSKNFSAIRLDEDGKQLLYEYTWKTGRSRVVLEDLKVGYHLWFNEDILVNSVLVEDRMDLIVSNLKDHSNYTFQRNVGRSLQKIPNTRLVSFISKENEDWVLKSVNPVSGATEVITSLPRGVQDICWLPDGSVLAGQNNQLLRYNPKKMNWEVIASFPEGEMANITRLATNAISGLLLMVAEIPNK from the coding sequence ATGTACGCGATCTCCTATCCCGATTTACCAAAAAATAAGTCGAGCCAACATCTTCTGCTCAGCTTCTTCATCTTTTGTCTGGCTACCACATCGGTCCTGGCCCAGGCTAATTCAGAAGTCTTTCTCCTGACCCTTGAAAAGATCGGAGATAAAATACAACTGGGTCCTCCGAAAAACATATCCAATAATTCGGGCTATGACAACCAGCCATCCTTTTACAATGACAATCTGGTACTATTCTCTTCAACACGCAACGGGCAAACCGATATTGCTGCTTATGCCGCAAATAAAGACAGTGTCTTCTGGAAAACAAACACTTCAGGAGGCAGTGAGTATTCACCATTAAAAATTCCTGGCAGCAAGAATTTCTCGGCTATACGCCTGGATGAAGACGGAAAGCAGTTACTTTATGAGTACACCTGGAAAACAGGACGTTCGCGAGTTGTATTAGAGGATCTCAAAGTAGGTTACCACCTTTGGTTCAATGAGGACATTCTGGTAAATTCGGTCCTGGTTGAGGATCGGATGGACCTAATAGTCTCCAACCTTAAGGACCACTCTAATTATACCTTTCAGAGAAACGTAGGGCGATCACTTCAAAAGATTCCTAACACTCGTCTGGTCAGTTTTATCAGCAAAGAAAATGAGGATTGGGTATTAAAATCCGTCAATCCGGTATCAGGGGCAACCGAGGTGATCACAAGTTTGCCCAGGGGAGTACAGGATATTTGCTGGTTGCCCGATGGCTCTGTACTGGCCGGGCAAAACAATCAACTGCTCCGATACAACCCAAAAAAAATGAACTGGGAAGTCATTGCTTCTTTTCCGGAAGGAGAAATGGCCAATATCACCAGACTGGCAACCAATGCTATTTCCGGTCTCCTCCTTATGGTAGCGGAAATTCCAAATAAGTAA
- a CDS encoding TMEM175 family protein, with the protein MKFAQNSDRVEAFSDGVFAFAATLMVVTLDMDESLQLIGAKSSNFISFGVSFFVLVILWKVHYNFFRKTSYIDNWIITFNSVLLFVVLYYVFPLKSLVNSWMGVKSISVDELSALFVMYSFGFALIFLCYALMYYRAYQKTRTLQKSVDLLFSAQHFSLYVLTAFLSIILGILKVGITFGAPGFLYAMLGPLCYFHAVWFEKKYRKTLL; encoded by the coding sequence ATGAAATTCGCACAAAATTCTGACAGGGTGGAAGCATTCAGTGACGGTGTTTTTGCCTTCGCTGCCACCTTAATGGTGGTTACCCTGGATATGGATGAAAGCCTTCAGCTGATCGGAGCAAAATCGAGTAATTTTATCAGTTTTGGCGTGAGTTTCTTCGTCTTGGTCATCCTCTGGAAGGTCCATTATAATTTTTTCAGAAAAACTTCTTATATCGATAATTGGATCATCACTTTTAATTCGGTCCTGCTCTTTGTGGTCTTGTACTATGTGTTTCCTTTAAAATCACTGGTAAACTCCTGGATGGGTGTAAAATCGATCTCCGTAGATGAGCTCAGTGCCCTCTTTGTCATGTATAGTTTTGGGTTCGCACTTATCTTTTTGTGCTATGCGCTAATGTATTACCGAGCTTACCAAAAAACCAGAACTCTGCAGAAATCAGTTGACCTTCTATTTTCTGCCCAGCATTTCTCTCTATACGTACTTACCGCATTTCTTTCAATAATACTCGGTATATTAAAAGTTGGTATTACCTTTGGAGCACCCGGATTTTTATATGCCATGTTAGGACCTTTGTGTTACTTCCATGCCGTATGGTTTGAAAAAAAATACAGAAAAACACTTTTATGA
- a CDS encoding M28 family peptidase has translation MKYSLFAFLFLMALGTSAQSPKDIYNIINSVSADRIEADITTLVDFGTRHTLSDTTSATRGIGAARRWIKSEFEKISSDCNNCLEVFYQKELVKQGENQRIVKDVMVVNVVALQRGTKYPNRYIIMSGDIDSRVSDPTNFTDESPGANDNASGMAGTIEAARVLSGYTFENSVIYVGLSGEEQGLFGGKSLAAYAKEKGWDIIGVLNNDMIGNIKGVDGVISNRDFRIFSEPVPPTETERQRNARRFYGGEVDGISRQLARYVHKTTKTYMPEMNPMMIYRLDRFGRGGHHRPFNDQGFAGIRIMESHENYTQQHQDIRMENGIAYGDVLEHVNFDYAAKLTAVNAINLASIAWAPPAPAEVLIGGIVEPSAKLKWSKSEGAAGYKIYWRDTTSPTWDNSRYVGDVTEFTLEGVVIDNYFFGVSAVSVEGFESPVVFPNAIFRN, from the coding sequence ATGAAATATTCACTTTTTGCCTTTTTGTTTTTAATGGCTTTGGGTACTTCAGCCCAATCGCCGAAAGATATCTACAACATCATCAATAGCGTATCTGCCGATCGAATTGAAGCCGATATTACCACTTTGGTGGATTTTGGAACGAGGCATACCCTTAGCGATACTACCTCCGCCACCAGAGGTATCGGGGCGGCCAGGCGATGGATCAAAAGTGAATTCGAAAAGATATCCTCAGATTGTAATAATTGTCTGGAGGTGTTCTATCAAAAAGAGCTCGTTAAGCAAGGGGAAAACCAAAGAATTGTCAAGGATGTCATGGTGGTCAATGTGGTAGCATTACAGCGGGGAACCAAATATCCCAATCGCTATATCATTATGAGTGGGGACATTGATTCGAGAGTAAGTGATCCAACAAATTTTACAGATGAATCCCCCGGGGCCAATGACAATGCCAGTGGAATGGCCGGAACCATAGAAGCCGCCAGGGTTCTATCCGGGTATACCTTTGAAAACAGCGTCATTTATGTGGGCCTGTCCGGGGAAGAACAAGGCTTGTTTGGGGGTAAGTCGCTGGCAGCATATGCTAAGGAGAAAGGCTGGGACATCATTGGTGTACTCAACAATGATATGATCGGAAATATCAAAGGGGTTGACGGTGTGATCAGTAACAGGGATTTCAGGATATTTTCAGAACCTGTTCCGCCTACGGAAACCGAGCGACAAAGAAATGCACGCAGATTTTACGGGGGCGAGGTAGACGGAATCTCAAGGCAATTGGCCCGATACGTACATAAAACGACGAAGACGTATATGCCAGAGATGAATCCTATGATGATCTATCGTCTCGATCGATTTGGCAGAGGTGGTCACCACAGACCTTTTAATGACCAGGGTTTTGCAGGGATTCGAATCATGGAATCCCATGAAAATTATACCCAGCAACATCAGGATATCCGGATGGAAAATGGCATCGCTTATGGGGATGTACTTGAGCATGTAAATTTTGATTACGCAGCAAAATTGACTGCGGTTAATGCCATCAATCTGGCTTCCATCGCCTGGGCACCACCTGCTCCCGCAGAAGTATTGATTGGTGGGATCGTAGAGCCATCGGCAAAACTAAAATGGAGCAAGTCTGAAGGCGCCGCAGGATACAAGATCTATTGGAGGGATACCACCTCCCCTACCTGGGACAACAGCCGTTATGTAGGTGATGTAACGGAATTTACCCTCGAAGGCGTAGTTATTGACAATTATTTCTTTGGGGTTTCCGCCGTCAGCGTAGAGGGCTTTGAGAGTCCGGTTGTATTCCCCAATGCTATCTTCAGGAACTAA
- a CDS encoding DUF2268 domain-containing putative Zn-dependent protease (predicted Zn-dependent protease with a strongly conserved HExxH motif) has translation MRLFCQALNLIGIVFLVMLMSQCRGVTDINKKATPAKVLADLNTVFDDYERLEKSGKYAELASKIIEANTDLESAQIYVEAATLYHLAEKKDSAIIMLHKAIDRGMANPTILKKFPGLENVRSEQMEGLTLRLDSLKKVLHKISNFALETRAMDQFWPYFKQARSNPDSARTFLKAYILEGPPEIRDYYAIRYYNLDNMYGQMINGAPEYYTYLMSHLNNDSLDGLKNKAAAAMKTFKGLYPNAVFPKVYIVPGLLNSGGTASEMGLFIGGDMYGRSAEMPLHELNEWQKGAIMNAKDLPQLILHELMHFQQNYSDRERENTVLYKVIEEGVCDFLSELSSGEAIESEQLQYLKSASNLDSVLQELKRDLYSEDLSLWMYNGGSIEDRPADLGYAMGYLITKSYYRNCKDKKQCLEDLLNTNDMKAILKGSDYGRILEEQPDI, from the coding sequence ATGAGACTTTTTTGTCAGGCCCTTAATCTGATTGGCATTGTTTTTCTGGTAATGCTAATGTCTCAATGTCGAGGGGTTACGGATATTAATAAAAAGGCAACACCTGCTAAGGTCTTAGCAGACCTCAATACGGTTTTTGATGATTACGAACGATTAGAAAAGAGCGGCAAATACGCCGAACTAGCAAGTAAGATCATTGAGGCCAACACAGATCTGGAATCCGCCCAAATATATGTAGAGGCCGCCACCTTGTATCATTTGGCTGAGAAAAAGGATTCCGCCATAATAATGCTGCACAAGGCAATTGATCGCGGAATGGCAAACCCCACTATTCTTAAAAAATTTCCCGGACTTGAAAATGTAAGGAGTGAGCAGATGGAGGGCCTTACCCTTCGGCTGGATTCCCTGAAGAAGGTATTGCATAAAATTTCGAATTTCGCCCTGGAAACGCGGGCAATGGACCAGTTCTGGCCCTACTTTAAACAGGCCAGGTCAAATCCAGACAGTGCGCGAACATTTCTGAAAGCTTATATCCTCGAAGGTCCGCCCGAGATCAGAGACTACTATGCCATCCGTTATTACAATTTGGACAATATGTATGGACAGATGATCAATGGTGCTCCGGAATATTATACCTACCTAATGTCGCACCTGAATAATGATAGTTTAGATGGTCTGAAAAATAAGGCGGCGGCGGCAATGAAAACCTTTAAAGGACTTTATCCCAATGCGGTTTTCCCCAAGGTCTATATAGTCCCGGGGCTACTGAATTCAGGTGGCACAGCTAGTGAAATGGGTCTCTTTATTGGGGGAGATATGTATGGCAGATCTGCAGAAATGCCCTTGCATGAGCTCAATGAATGGCAAAAAGGCGCTATTATGAATGCCAAAGACCTGCCGCAGTTGATTCTCCATGAGTTGATGCATTTTCAACAGAACTATTCAGATCGGGAGCGTGAAAATACTGTCTTGTACAAAGTCATTGAAGAAGGGGTATGTGATTTTCTGAGTGAACTGTCTTCGGGCGAAGCTATTGAATCAGAGCAACTCCAATATTTAAAGTCGGCCTCAAATTTAGATTCTGTCCTACAAGAATTAAAACGCGATCTTTACTCAGAAGATCTGTCGCTGTGGATGTACAACGGAGGGTCTATCGAAGACCGGCCTGCAGATCTTGGTTATGCCATGGGTTATCTTATCACCAAGTCGTACTACCGCAATTGCAAAGACAAAAAACAATGCCTGGAAGATCTTTTAAATACAAACGATATGAAAGCTATCCTCAAGGGTAGTGATTATGGCCGTATCTTAGAAGAACAACCTGATATATAA
- a CDS encoding M1 family metallopeptidase produces MKSTIAITLCLMFFLTANAQNQPFTQQDTLRGSITPERVWWDLLFYDLDVEVKPEEKYISGTNTIRYRVLEEKQLMQIDLQSPLEITGVSQKGKALSFTRKGFAHFIELEEKQKIGDIGELIISYAGKPKEAENAPWDGGFSWKTDDNGHPFVATSCQGLGASIWWPNKDHMYDEVDSMAIRVTVPKNLVAVANGRLKKITENSETTSFDWYVSNPINNYGVNVNVGDYVHFEDTYQGEKGVLDLSYYVLRDNLEKAKKQFEQVPLMLNAFEHWFGPYPFYEDSFKLVEVPYLGMEHQSSVTYGNGYQNGYLGVDLSGSGWGLKFDFIIIHEAGHEWFANNITYKDIADMWIHEGFTAYSENLYLDYNYGEQAAKEYVLGTRRRIRNDRPIIGTYGVNKAGSSDMYYKGANILHTLRQLLEDDEKWRNILRGLNKEFYHQTVTTQQVENYLSEKTGIDLTAFFEQYLRTAMIPVLEYRVSEDSVTYRYTNIVSDFDMPVRVFIEEKEHWLFPEKNWKTEQLEKAESLVFDKNIYVQPLEVVE; encoded by the coding sequence ATGAAAAGTACGATCGCCATTACTCTTTGCCTGATGTTCTTTTTAACGGCTAACGCACAAAATCAGCCATTCACCCAACAGGATACTTTAAGAGGTAGTATAACTCCTGAAAGGGTGTGGTGGGACTTGCTTTTTTACGATTTGGATGTTGAGGTGAAACCGGAGGAAAAATATATTTCAGGTACCAACACCATAAGATATAGAGTTTTGGAGGAGAAGCAGCTGATGCAGATCGATCTGCAGTCTCCCCTCGAGATCACTGGTGTTAGCCAGAAAGGGAAAGCATTATCATTTACAAGGAAGGGCTTTGCTCACTTTATTGAGTTGGAGGAGAAACAAAAAATAGGAGATATCGGAGAATTGATAATTTCCTATGCCGGTAAACCCAAGGAGGCTGAGAACGCTCCATGGGATGGTGGATTTTCCTGGAAGACGGATGACAACGGTCATCCATTTGTAGCCACCTCCTGTCAGGGCCTTGGAGCAAGCATTTGGTGGCCCAACAAAGACCATATGTACGATGAAGTAGATAGCATGGCTATTCGTGTGACCGTACCAAAAAATCTGGTAGCCGTGGCAAACGGCAGATTAAAGAAGATAACTGAAAATTCCGAAACAACCAGTTTTGATTGGTATGTGAGCAATCCGATTAACAACTACGGAGTAAACGTAAATGTGGGCGATTATGTTCATTTTGAGGATACCTATCAGGGAGAAAAAGGAGTCCTCGATCTCTCGTATTATGTACTAAGAGACAACCTTGAGAAGGCTAAAAAGCAGTTTGAACAGGTGCCTCTGATGCTCAATGCTTTTGAGCATTGGTTTGGCCCTTATCCTTTCTATGAAGACAGTTTTAAACTCGTGGAAGTACCTTACCTGGGGATGGAGCATCAAAGTTCTGTCACCTACGGCAATGGCTACCAAAATGGCTATCTGGGAGTAGATCTCTCCGGTAGTGGATGGGGATTAAAATTCGATTTTATCATTATTCACGAAGCCGGGCACGAGTGGTTTGCCAATAATATCACTTATAAAGACATCGCCGATATGTGGATCCATGAAGGGTTTACAGCCTATTCAGAAAATCTATATCTCGATTATAACTACGGGGAGCAGGCAGCAAAAGAATACGTTTTAGGTACACGTCGCAGAATCCGGAACGACAGGCCAATCATAGGGACGTACGGGGTAAATAAGGCGGGTTCCTCAGACATGTATTACAAAGGTGCCAACATACTCCACACCCTGAGGCAACTGCTGGAGGACGATGAAAAGTGGAGGAATATCCTCAGAGGACTCAATAAGGAATTCTATCATCAGACGGTCACTACACAGCAAGTTGAAAATTATCTGAGTGAGAAAACTGGAATTGATCTTACTGCTTTTTTTGAGCAGTACCTGAGAACTGCCATGATTCCCGTTTTGGAATACAGGGTTTCAGAGGATTCTGTTACCTACAGGTATACCAATATCGTATCTGATTTTGATATGCCAGTAAGAGTTTTTATAGAGGAAAAAGAACATTGGCTTTTCCCTGAAAAAAATTGGAAAACAGAACAACTGGAGAAGGCAGAAAGTTTGGTTTTCGACAAGAATATTTACGTCCAACCACTGGAAGTGGTAGAATAA
- a CDS encoding amidohydrolase family protein, which produces MKLVILLLLTLLTFGCNQVEKPGVSDTVLFSDVNIVDVSNGTVSEHQYVEIDSGKIRRITSQLPADVTYKTIIEGKGMFLLPGLAEMHAHIPSPPVSKETLEETLFLYLSNGITTIRGMLGHPSHLELKNLVSQGEVLSPRIYTSSPSLNGNTVRTPEEAKSKVEQYKNDGYDFLKIHPGIKRPVFDALVAKAKEVGIPFAGHVPVDVGIRHALQSGYASIDHIDGFLEGLVPESKAINPESNGFFGYNFTPLADSSLIPSLVKEARENKVWIVPTQSLFERWFAPVAADRLLNDPEMIYMPVTTLSNWKIRKEQSTGRGTGFNEEQWKEFHQIRQQLLRALNEGGHGMLLGSDAPQLFNVPGFSIHHEIAGMEAAGMSSLDILQSGTINPSIFFGEEDSFGQVKEGLSADLLLVRTNPLEDIQALKQLSGVMVRGKWLDRKTIDKKLKVIASHVKEQ; this is translated from the coding sequence ATGAAACTCGTTATCCTTCTATTACTGACTCTATTGACCTTTGGATGCAATCAAGTTGAAAAACCCGGAGTATCTGACACTGTATTATTTTCTGATGTAAATATCGTAGATGTGTCTAACGGTACTGTCAGTGAACATCAATATGTAGAGATCGATTCAGGTAAGATCCGTCGTATCACTTCCCAATTGCCTGCTGATGTCACTTATAAAACGATTATCGAGGGCAAAGGTATGTTCCTGCTCCCCGGCCTGGCAGAGATGCACGCCCACATCCCCTCCCCTCCTGTATCTAAGGAGACTCTGGAAGAAACACTCTTTCTCTACCTTTCCAACGGGATCACTACGATCCGCGGAATGCTGGGGCATCCTTCACACCTGGAACTCAAAAATCTCGTATCTCAGGGAGAGGTTCTCAGTCCGAGGATTTATACCTCAAGTCCATCTCTTAATGGGAACACCGTAAGGACCCCGGAAGAGGCCAAATCGAAAGTTGAACAGTACAAAAATGACGGATACGACTTCCTTAAGATTCATCCGGGCATTAAGAGACCTGTGTTTGATGCCCTGGTCGCCAAAGCAAAGGAAGTGGGGATCCCTTTTGCCGGTCATGTTCCTGTTGATGTAGGAATTCGTCATGCCCTTCAAAGCGGGTACGCCTCCATTGATCATATCGATGGTTTTCTGGAAGGCCTTGTCCCTGAAAGCAAAGCGATAAATCCTGAAAGCAATGGTTTTTTTGGTTATAATTTTACCCCCCTGGCAGACAGCAGTCTCATCCCTTCCCTGGTAAAAGAAGCCAGAGAAAATAAGGTTTGGATAGTTCCCACCCAAAGCCTTTTTGAGCGCTGGTTTGCACCGGTTGCAGCAGACCGACTACTCAATGATCCCGAAATGATTTATATGCCGGTTACTACGCTATCAAACTGGAAGATAAGAAAGGAACAGTCTACAGGACGGGGTACCGGATTTAATGAAGAGCAATGGAAGGAATTTCATCAAATCAGGCAACAATTACTCAGGGCTTTAAACGAAGGGGGTCATGGGATGCTCCTGGGTTCAGACGCTCCTCAACTCTTTAATGTCCCCGGCTTTTCCATACATCACGAAATAGCGGGAATGGAAGCTGCAGGAATGAGTTCGCTAGACATCTTGCAAAGTGGTACGATTAACCCCTCAATATTTTTTGGGGAGGAAGATTCCTTCGGCCAGGTTAAAGAAGGTTTATCGGCAGATCTATTGCTGGTACGAACTAATCCGCTTGAAGATATACAGGCCTTAAAACAGTTATCTGGGGTAATGGTAAGAGGTAAATGGTTAGACAGAAAAACCATCGACAAAAAATTAAAGGTTATTGCCTCCCACGTGAAGGAACAATAA
- a CDS encoding metal-dependent hydrolase family protein, with translation MKSFVKGIFSLLIFSFCQMGQSQILLKPDKVFDGESMHSNWVVLTEGEQIVFSGPAEKLVMPEGTEVLSLAGKTLLPGIIEGHSHLLLHPYNETSWNDQVLKESSEERAIRGAIHAEKSLQAGVTSMRDLGSEGAGYADVALKKSIEMGIIPGPRLLVAGPAIVATGAYGPKGFHDKVEVPLGAEEASGLDGVIQAVRRQLGKGADFIKVYADYRWTAGAPSQPTFLMAELQNMVDAAKSAGRYVVAHASTPEGMRRATMAGVETIEHGDGGTPEVFQLMKSRNVALCPTLAAGHAIEQYRGWDPKSEPDTDRIRNKKASFKMALESGVTIVFGGDVGVYPHGENYREMELMVDYGMKTIDVLSSATKVNADVFHLSRLGQVKNGFLADLIAVDGDPTNDIKAMRKVNFVMKNGLVYKND, from the coding sequence GTGAAATCATTTGTTAAAGGTATTTTTTCTCTTCTGATATTCTCGTTTTGCCAGATGGGTCAATCTCAAATTCTATTAAAACCCGATAAGGTCTTCGACGGTGAATCTATGCATTCTAATTGGGTTGTATTGACAGAGGGGGAGCAGATCGTTTTTTCAGGCCCTGCCGAAAAACTGGTCATGCCCGAGGGAACTGAGGTCTTATCCTTGGCCGGTAAAACCCTTTTACCCGGAATTATTGAAGGGCATTCACACCTTCTATTGCATCCCTACAACGAAACCTCATGGAATGATCAGGTTTTAAAAGAATCCTCAGAAGAACGAGCCATAAGAGGAGCCATCCATGCCGAAAAATCACTTCAGGCCGGGGTCACTAGTATGCGTGATCTGGGATCTGAAGGTGCCGGTTATGCGGATGTTGCCCTGAAAAAATCCATAGAAATGGGGATTATACCAGGACCCCGTTTACTGGTAGCCGGACCTGCCATAGTGGCCACCGGAGCTTATGGCCCTAAGGGCTTCCATGACAAGGTAGAAGTGCCTTTGGGTGCAGAAGAAGCAAGCGGACTGGATGGAGTCATCCAAGCCGTTCGCAGGCAATTGGGTAAAGGGGCAGATTTTATCAAGGTATACGCTGATTACCGCTGGACCGCGGGAGCGCCTTCGCAACCTACTTTTCTTATGGCTGAATTGCAGAACATGGTAGATGCTGCTAAAAGTGCCGGTCGTTACGTTGTTGCACATGCCAGTACCCCGGAAGGAATGCGTAGAGCAACCATGGCAGGCGTAGAAACCATCGAACACGGAGATGGAGGAACTCCCGAAGTGTTCCAATTGATGAAATCGAGAAATGTGGCCCTTTGTCCTACCCTGGCCGCCGGCCATGCTATTGAACAATACCGGGGCTGGGATCCCAAAAGTGAACCTGACACAGATCGCATCCGCAATAAGAAAGCCAGCTTTAAAATGGCTTTGGAAAGCGGAGTTACCATTGTGTTTGGTGGAGATGTTGGCGTGTACCCTCACGGAGAAAATTACCGGGAAATGGAACTTATGGTAGATTACGGAATGAAAACCATTGACGTTCTGAGTTCGGCAACCAAAGTGAATGCCGACGTTTTTCATCTCAGTCGCCTGGGACAGGTAAAAAATGGATTCCTGGCCGATCTTATAGCAGTAGACGGTGATCCTACTAATGACATTAAGGCTATGCGAAAGGTAAATTTTGTTATGAAAAACGGCCTTGTCTACAAAAACGATTAG